The proteins below are encoded in one region of Flavobacterium sp. IMCC34852:
- a CDS encoding TlpA family protein disulfide reductase, whose amino-acid sequence MKKIVSFFLTVLISSLTIAQETMTFQAEIANKNGNTLSIKSGRETVQKIEADEKGNFKATFPIKEGLYQLFDGVEYANLFLKNGYNLKMTMDATKFDESISFSGNGSAENNFLANRTLEESKIDFQGMLELDAEGFKKATEELKATQIASLEASKIDANLIDMLKKGTEANIGQLQQYYTMSLTKKKMNNVAAPNFDFENHKGGKTTLESLKGKYVYVDLWATWCGPCRAEIPSLKKMEETFHGKNIEFVSISIDAEKDYEKWKTFVTEKALTGTQLYAAKANQTEFVKAFEVNSIPRFILIDPKGIVVDADAKRPSDPRLQEQLNKLLN is encoded by the coding sequence ATGAAAAAAATAGTCAGCTTTTTTTTAACGGTATTGATTTCCTCTCTGACCATTGCTCAGGAAACCATGACTTTTCAGGCAGAAATTGCCAACAAAAACGGAAACACACTTTCCATTAAAAGCGGAAGAGAAACGGTTCAAAAAATCGAGGCAGATGAAAAGGGAAATTTTAAGGCCACTTTTCCCATTAAAGAAGGTTTGTATCAGTTGTTTGATGGGGTAGAATATGCCAATTTGTTCTTGAAAAACGGATACAATCTAAAAATGACTATGGATGCTACTAAATTTGACGAGAGCATTTCATTTTCGGGAAATGGTTCTGCGGAGAACAATTTTTTGGCAAATCGAACTTTGGAAGAGAGTAAAATAGATTTTCAAGGAATGCTGGAATTAGATGCTGAAGGTTTCAAAAAAGCTACAGAAGAATTGAAAGCCACTCAAATTGCCAGTTTGGAAGCTTCCAAAATTGATGCTAATTTGATTGATATGTTGAAGAAAGGAACGGAAGCTAATATTGGACAGCTGCAACAATATTACACCATGTCATTAACCAAGAAGAAAATGAATAATGTAGCGGCACCCAATTTTGATTTTGAAAATCACAAAGGAGGAAAAACCACTTTGGAAAGTTTGAAAGGAAAATATGTATATGTTGATTTATGGGCAACATGGTGCGGACCTTGTCGTGCTGAGATTCCTTCTTTAAAGAAAATGGAAGAAACTTTTCACGGAAAGAATATAGAGTTCGTCAGCATTTCTATTGATGCAGAAAAAGATTATGAGAAATGGAAAACCTTTGTTACTGAAAAAGCATTGACCGGAACACAATTGTATGCTGCTAAAGCCAATCAAACGGAATTTGTAAAAGCGTTTGAAGTAAATTCTATTCCAAGATTCATATTAATTGATCCTAAAGGGATTGTAGTTGACGCTGATGCCAAAAGACCGTCCGATCCGAGACTACAAGAACAATTGAATAAATTATTGAACTAA
- a CDS encoding toxin-antitoxin system YwqK family antitoxin has protein sequence MKKILILGAFLISGFGFAQSTKPFLEQEGDLVKATYYYENGKVQQQGYFKDGKITGQWVAYDENGNKKSVGEYANGEKTGKWLFWNDKVLSEVDYSNSRIATVKTWTQQAIVNK, from the coding sequence ATGAAAAAGATATTGATTTTAGGAGCATTTTTAATCTCAGGATTTGGTTTTGCTCAAAGCACTAAACCGTTTTTAGAGCAAGAAGGAGATTTAGTAAAAGCCACCTATTACTATGAAAATGGTAAAGTGCAACAACAAGGTTATTTTAAAGACGGGAAAATTACCGGTCAATGGGTAGCTTATGATGAAAACGGTAATAAAAAATCTGTCGGAGAATATGCTAACGGAGAAAAAACCGGAAAATGGTTATTTTGGAATGACAAAGTGTTAAGTGAAGTGGATTACTCTAATAGCCGAATAGCTACAGTTAAAACATGGACACAACAAGCCATTGTAAATAAATAA
- a CDS encoding efflux RND transporter permease subunit, producing MSHQNKEFGISSWAVDNRVTVYIFTFLIVVTGLIAYITMPREDFPEIIENKVYVSSVFPGNSAEDVEKLIIKPLEKEFKNISGIEKITASSFQDYGMIIVEFGDKIGIEEAKTKIKDKVDIVKADTDWPNLDNGSKVEPSVFELNISEEVPILNINLKGNYTTQQLKKYGELLQDDIEEIAEVKKVDILGVDDKEVEIAVDIFKMTAAQVSFDDIQNAVKYENMTLSGGNLTSQGSRNNIRIVGEIKDPKELENVIVKSFGGSVYLKDIATVSFKEKEKTTYAREKGKEVVMLNVKKRSGQNMISAIEQVKERIELAKENYLPKDLKIDLTNDQSSRVEHQVDELSNHIIFGIILVMIVLMFTMGLRNSLFVGAAIPLSMLMAFSILSAFGMTLNTMVLFGLVMGLGMLVDDGIVVVDNVFANMKKGMPRIQASKIGIGEIAWPVISSTATTLMAFLPFALWPGTMGKFMIYFPLTLSVTLGASLFVAMIVNAAMTGGSMDIEDRNVTNRSAKTYSIIFGIIAVIFVVIGNVYDSKLGRGIGHLALISLGLMWLYKIKLYQWTQDFQHNFFPRMEEKYKRFLAKILTGRNAWIALGSIIGMLFLSFILLGIFPRKVLFFPDNIPNQAIVYIEYPQGTDIEKTNKATLYVEKQVINILSKYIDPKTNENFLAESIVSQVGVGAGNPNVDAGSASETPFKGKVTVNFSEFKFRQGINTSDVLEEIRGKVKGIAGAIVTVEKDANGPPAGYPISVQLTGSDYDEMIAQADKMIAFINSKNIPGIEKLSVDVNKQSPELEVTVDRVNAGSAGVSTGQLGFNLRRSVYGQEISTYKEGDDDYNIVVRMQEDQRKNENILFNQSLTFRNQNNGQIVQVPISAVSETEKAYTYNQIKRKGYKRIMTIYSNVLTGYNGDEITKQIATELKGYELPKGISYSFSGVQEEQGKNQSFLMYALFLAMAGITIIIVLQFNSVSKTIVILFTVLLSFSGVFYGYVIANMDFVILMTMMGIISLAGIVVKNGIVLMDFFVLLLDKKVADKAVESHDDLSLEEIKEVIIESGKSRLRPVLLTALTAVLGLIPLAIGLNFDFFGLITDLNPHLYMGGDNVIFWGPLAWTIIFGLTYATILTLVMVPVMFFLVKRTKYWLRDRRERRNAVEA from the coding sequence ATGTCACATCAAAATAAAGAATTCGGTATATCGAGTTGGGCAGTCGACAACAGAGTCACTGTATATATCTTCACTTTTCTGATTGTTGTTACGGGTTTAATTGCCTACATAACCATGCCTCGTGAAGATTTCCCGGAAATCATCGAAAATAAAGTGTACGTTTCCTCTGTTTTCCCCGGGAATTCAGCTGAAGACGTTGAAAAACTAATCATCAAACCACTGGAAAAGGAATTCAAAAACATCAGTGGAATCGAAAAAATAACGGCCAGTTCCTTCCAAGATTATGGGATGATTATTGTTGAATTTGGCGATAAAATTGGTATCGAAGAAGCCAAAACCAAAATAAAAGATAAAGTTGATATCGTAAAAGCCGATACCGATTGGCCCAACTTAGACAACGGCAGTAAAGTAGAACCGAGTGTTTTCGAATTAAACATTTCGGAAGAAGTGCCAATTTTGAACATCAACTTAAAAGGAAATTACACCACGCAACAGCTCAAAAAGTATGGCGAATTGCTTCAGGATGATATTGAAGAAATTGCCGAAGTGAAAAAAGTAGACATTCTTGGAGTGGATGACAAAGAAGTTGAAATTGCTGTGGATATCTTCAAAATGACAGCCGCTCAAGTTTCTTTTGACGACATTCAAAATGCTGTGAAATATGAAAACATGACGCTTTCGGGTGGAAATCTAACTTCTCAAGGTTCTCGAAACAATATCAGAATTGTGGGTGAAATTAAAGACCCGAAAGAACTTGAGAATGTTATCGTCAAATCATTTGGCGGAAGCGTTTACCTAAAAGACATTGCTACGGTAAGTTTTAAAGAAAAAGAAAAAACGACTTATGCCCGTGAAAAAGGCAAAGAAGTAGTGATGTTGAACGTCAAAAAACGTTCGGGTCAAAACATGATTTCGGCTATTGAGCAAGTCAAGGAAAGAATCGAATTGGCCAAAGAAAACTATTTGCCCAAAGATTTAAAAATCGACTTAACCAACGACCAATCTTCGCGCGTTGAACACCAAGTAGACGAATTGTCTAACCACATCATTTTTGGGATTATACTGGTAATGATTGTATTGATGTTTACCATGGGATTAAGAAACTCTTTATTCGTTGGTGCCGCGATTCCTTTGTCGATGTTGATGGCCTTTAGTATTCTTTCTGCCTTCGGGATGACCTTGAATACCATGGTGTTATTCGGTTTGGTAATGGGATTGGGAATGTTGGTAGATGACGGAATTGTAGTGGTTGATAACGTATTTGCCAATATGAAAAAAGGCATGCCGCGTATCCAAGCTTCTAAAATCGGGATTGGCGAAATCGCTTGGCCGGTAATCTCCTCAACGGCAACCACTTTGATGGCGTTTTTACCGTTCGCATTGTGGCCGGGAACTATGGGTAAATTTATGATTTACTTTCCGCTGACACTTTCGGTTACTTTGGGCGCTTCCTTATTTGTGGCGATGATTGTAAATGCTGCCATGACCGGAGGTTCGATGGATATTGAAGACCGAAATGTAACCAACCGTTCGGCCAAAACTTACTCGATTATTTTCGGAATTATTGCTGTTATTTTTGTGGTCATCGGAAATGTATACGATTCTAAATTAGGTAGAGGAATTGGACACTTAGCTCTGATTTCATTAGGCTTAATGTGGTTGTACAAAATCAAATTGTACCAATGGACCCAAGATTTTCAACACAATTTCTTTCCGAGAATGGAAGAAAAGTACAAACGCTTTTTGGCCAAAATCCTAACCGGAAGAAATGCTTGGATTGCGTTAGGAAGCATCATCGGAATGTTGTTTTTGTCCTTTATCCTCTTAGGTATATTCCCGAGAAAAGTATTATTCTTCCCGGATAATATTCCGAACCAGGCAATTGTTTATATCGAATATCCTCAAGGAACTGATATTGAAAAAACCAACAAAGCTACTTTATATGTAGAAAAACAGGTAATCAATATCTTAAGTAAATACATTGACCCGAAAACCAACGAAAATTTCTTAGCGGAAAGTATTGTTTCGCAAGTAGGTGTTGGTGCCGGAAATCCGAATGTAGACGCCGGTTCGGCTTCGGAAACTCCTTTTAAAGGAAAAGTAACGGTGAACTTCTCGGAGTTTAAATTCCGTCAAGGCATCAATACTTCCGACGTTTTAGAAGAAATACGCGGCAAAGTTAAAGGTATCGCCGGAGCTATTGTTACTGTCGAAAAAGATGCTAATGGTCCACCGGCAGGTTATCCGATTTCTGTACAATTAACCGGTTCTGATTATGACGAAATGATTGCGCAAGCGGATAAAATGATTGCATTTATCAACAGTAAAAACATTCCGGGTATCGAAAAACTAAGTGTTGATGTTAATAAACAAAGCCCGGAGTTAGAAGTAACTGTGGATCGAGTAAATGCAGGAAGTGCCGGAGTGTCAACAGGTCAGTTGGGATTCAATTTACGTCGTTCGGTTTACGGACAAGAGATTTCGACTTATAAAGAAGGTGACGACGACTACAATATAGTAGTGCGCATGCAGGAAGACCAACGCAAGAATGAAAATATTTTGTTCAATCAATCGTTGACTTTCAGAAATCAAAACAATGGTCAAATTGTACAAGTACCGATCTCGGCTGTTTCTGAAACTGAGAAAGCATATACTTATAACCAAATCAAAAGAAAAGGGTACAAACGCATCATGACGATTTACTCTAACGTTTTGACCGGTTATAATGGAGATGAAATTACCAAACAAATTGCGACCGAATTGAAAGGATATGAATTACCGAAAGGCATCTCTTATTCTTTCTCGGGTGTACAAGAAGAACAAGGGAAAAACCAAAGTTTCTTGATGTATGCCTTGTTCTTAGCCATGGCGGGAATTACCATCATCATTGTGTTGCAATTCAACTCGGTTTCTAAAACCATTGTCATTTTGTTTACGGTATTATTGAGTTTTAGTGGTGTGTTCTATGGTTATGTGATTGCCAATATGGATTTTGTAATCCTGATGACCATGATGGGAATTATTTCCTTGGCGGGAATTGTGGTGAAGAACGGTATTGTATTGATGGACTTCTTCGTCTTATTATTAGATAAAAAAGTAGCCGATAAAGCAGTAGAAAGCCACGATGATTTGTCATTAGAAGAAATTAAAGAAGTAATTATCGAAAGTGGTAAATCGCGTTTGCGTCCGGTATTGTTAACCGCTTTAACAGCTGTATTAGGTTTGATTCCGTTAGCTATCGGTTTGAACTTTGACTTCTTCGGATTGATTACCGATTTGAATCCTCACTTGTATATGGGTGGAGACAACGTAATTTTCTGGGGACCATTGGCTTGGACGATTATCTTCGGATTAACTTATGCCACCATCTTAACCTTAGTCATGGTTCCGGTAATGTTCTTCTTGGTGAAACGAACTAAGTACTGGTTACGTGATCGAAGAGAGAGAAGAAATGCCGTCGAAGCTTAA
- a CDS encoding efflux RND transporter periplasmic adaptor subunit: protein MKKTIILSLLAVVLYACGNKENTQSLDKMIEKKDVAGLQAKKTALQAEIAKIEEALATLDVKKEEALVSVLTVKDTVFNHYIDIQGSVDTKENILVQPEFSGTLTSLTVKAGQKVSKGQILGRVDDAGMSQQLASAENQYNLAKTTYDRQKNLWDKKIGSEIQYLQAQTQMVSAQKAVAQIKAQLAKTIIRAPFTGTIDEVFVEKGEVVAPSPQGLMRIVNLSNMYVSTTIPETYIGKLKIGTEVDVFLTSLGKTYKGKVRQIGNFINPSNRSFGIEVSVPNPENLLRPNQVAKLKITDYVNKNAIVVPTNVVQEDGTGDKFIYIVEGSNGKTGKAKKVIVTVGKSSNNVTEILSGLSANDIIVTEGVNNISEGMKLNF from the coding sequence ATGAAGAAGACAATTATACTTTCCCTTTTAGCCGTTGTACTTTACGCTTGTGGAAACAAAGAGAACACACAATCATTAGACAAAATGATTGAAAAGAAAGACGTGGCCGGATTGCAAGCCAAAAAAACCGCTTTGCAAGCTGAAATTGCCAAAATTGAAGAAGCATTAGCCACTTTAGACGTTAAAAAAGAAGAAGCCTTGGTTTCGGTATTGACTGTAAAAGACACGGTTTTCAATCATTACATTGACATCCAAGGAAGTGTTGATACTAAAGAAAACATCTTAGTACAACCGGAATTCAGCGGAACATTGACTTCGCTAACCGTAAAAGCCGGACAGAAAGTTTCTAAAGGACAAATCTTAGGTCGTGTAGATGACGCCGGAATGAGCCAACAATTGGCCAGTGCCGAAAACCAATACAATTTGGCCAAAACCACTTACGACAGACAAAAAAATCTTTGGGACAAAAAAATCGGTTCTGAAATTCAGTACTTGCAAGCGCAAACCCAAATGGTTTCTGCTCAAAAAGCCGTAGCCCAAATCAAAGCCCAATTGGCTAAAACTATCATCCGCGCTCCATTTACCGGAACCATAGACGAAGTTTTTGTGGAAAAAGGAGAAGTTGTTGCGCCAAGTCCGCAAGGTTTAATGCGAATCGTAAATCTAAGCAATATGTACGTTTCCACCACGATTCCTGAAACCTATATAGGGAAATTGAAAATCGGTACTGAAGTGGATGTATTCTTGACTTCTTTGGGTAAAACTTATAAAGGTAAAGTACGTCAAATTGGGAACTTCATCAATCCAAGCAACAGAAGTTTCGGGATTGAAGTAAGCGTGCCTAATCCGGAAAACTTATTGCGCCCTAACCAAGTAGCCAAACTAAAAATTACCGACTATGTCAATAAAAATGCAATTGTTGTCCCAACCAATGTGGTTCAGGAAGATGGCACCGGAGATAAATTTATTTACATCGTCGAAGGAAGTAACGGCAAAACCGGTAAAGCCAAAAAAGTGATTGTTACTGTTGGAAAATCATCTAATAATGTTACAGAAATCCTAAGCGGTTTATCGGCTAATGATATTATTGTTACCGAAGGGGTAAACAATATTTCTGAAGGAATGAAACTTAATTTCTAA
- a CDS encoding TolC family protein codes for MKNKLILILFLIVSNLQAQEQKQSYSFSLQQAVEHALKNNYSAINANRDIDAAKQKKWETTAAGLPQINGSVTYLNNFDFTLQGISGNAFNPAADPNDISLVAFGTKQSMTSGLTLSQLIFDGSYIVALQASKTYLKYYENAKQKNNTEVREMVINAYGNVLLAQESITILEKNKSTLSKTLADTQETFKNGLIEEENVEQLQITLSSIESNLNNTKRLLDVAQKMLKFTLGMNIEDELILTDKLDSLSTSNLALAFSQDGFVVNNNINYQMASNFQEQRALELKLQRSKALPTLAAAVNFGYNSFANDFSFADGDQKWNKFSNLGVSLSVPIFSSFGRSAKTQQARIALDQAKTQLTQTEQQLKLEYEKAKSEYEFSIEEYATAKNNLNLAERIERKQQIKFTEGLSSSFDFSEAQRQLYTAQQNYLQSMVNIINKKATLEKIINKN; via the coding sequence ATGAAAAACAAGTTAATATTAATTTTATTCTTGATTGTAAGCAATTTACAAGCCCAAGAACAAAAACAAAGCTATTCTTTCAGCTTGCAACAAGCCGTTGAACATGCGTTGAAAAACAACTATTCGGCTATCAATGCCAATAGAGACATCGACGCTGCCAAGCAGAAGAAATGGGAAACCACGGCCGCCGGTTTGCCACAAATAAATGGAAGTGTAACTTATTTAAACAACTTCGATTTTACTTTACAAGGTATTTCCGGAAATGCTTTTAATCCCGCGGCAGATCCTAACGATATCAGCTTAGTGGCTTTCGGAACCAAACAATCAATGACTTCCGGCTTAACCTTGAGCCAATTGATTTTTGACGGTTCTTATATAGTAGCACTTCAAGCTTCAAAAACATACTTGAAATACTATGAAAATGCCAAACAAAAAAACAATACCGAAGTCAGAGAAATGGTAATCAATGCTTATGGCAATGTATTATTGGCACAAGAAAGCATTACTATTTTAGAGAAAAACAAAAGCACTTTGTCAAAAACACTTGCAGACACTCAGGAAACCTTTAAAAATGGTTTGATTGAAGAGGAAAATGTAGAGCAATTGCAAATCACGTTATCCTCTATCGAAAGTAATTTGAACAACACCAAAAGGCTTTTAGATGTTGCCCAAAAAATGTTGAAATTCACTTTGGGCATGAATATCGAAGACGAATTAATACTAACGGATAAATTGGACAGTCTTTCGACCTCTAATTTAGCTTTGGCTTTCAGTCAGGACGGATTTGTAGTAAACAACAACATTAATTATCAAATGGCTTCCAATTTTCAGGAGCAAAGAGCATTAGAATTAAAATTGCAAAGAAGCAAAGCTTTACCAACGCTGGCTGCTGCTGTTAACTTTGGTTACAACTCGTTTGCCAATGATTTTTCATTCGCAGACGGCGACCAAAAATGGAATAAGTTTTCCAATTTGGGTGTAAGTTTAAGTGTGCCGATTTTTAGCAGTTTTGGTAGAAGTGCCAAAACCCAACAAGCCAGAATTGCTTTAGACCAAGCTAAAACCCAACTAACACAAACTGAACAACAGTTAAAATTAGAATACGAAAAAGCCAAAAGCGAATACGAATTCAGTATTGAAGAATATGCTACCGCAAAAAACAATTTGAATTTGGCCGAACGCATCGAAAGAAAACAACAAATCAAGTTTACCGAAGGTTTGTCCTCGAGTTTTGACTTCAGCGAAGCCCAAAGACAATTATATACCGCACAACAAAACTACCTACAATCGATGGTAAACATCATCAACAAAAAAGCAACTTTAGAAAAAATCATCAATAAAAACTAA
- a CDS encoding TetR/AcrR family transcriptional regulator: MKEKIIKKATDMFLKLGFKSVTMDDIACEMCISKKTIYKYFSNKEKLIEEGTEVVHQKIHSMMDEVMAQNHNAIAENFQIREMFKEMFQSFDQSPAYQLKKHYPEIYEKMMANEIEDCSHMFRQNIEKGIKEGLYRKETDIEAAVKFYYTLIFSINENTMLEKEAYELEAKALEYHTRAIATAEGIIELEKHLKTNI; the protein is encoded by the coding sequence ATGAAAGAAAAAATCATCAAAAAAGCAACGGATATGTTTTTGAAGCTGGGATTCAAGAGTGTTACCATGGATGATATTGCGTGTGAAATGTGCATTTCTAAAAAAACGATTTACAAATATTTCAGTAACAAAGAAAAGCTAATCGAAGAAGGCACTGAAGTAGTACATCAAAAAATTCATTCCATGATGGATGAAGTAATGGCTCAAAACCACAATGCAATTGCCGAAAATTTTCAAATCAGAGAAATGTTTAAAGAAATGTTTCAATCCTTTGATCAATCTCCGGCTTACCAACTCAAAAAACATTACCCGGAAATTTATGAGAAAATGATGGCCAACGAAATTGAAGATTGCAGTCACATGTTCCGTCAAAATATCGAAAAAGGAATTAAAGAAGGTTTATACCGCAAGGAAACGGACATTGAAGCAGCTGTAAAATTCTATTACACGCTTATTTTTTCCATCAATGAAAACACCATGTTGGAAAAAGAAGCTTACGAACTCGAGGCCAAAGCACTAGAATATCACACCCGAGCTATCGCTACAGCTGAAGGAATTATTGAACTCGAAAAACATTTAAAAACCAATATATAA
- a CDS encoding polyprenyl synthetase family protein, whose product MRAISEYQDIIVAHFKTLTLEKEPNNLYEPIRYILSLGGKRLRPILTLMAAEVFDTDCQKAIQAATAVEVFHNFSLIHDDIMDDAPLRRGNETVHEKWNLNTGILSGDAMLILAYQFFETYEPNVFRELAKLFSKTALEVCEGQQYDVDFETRDDVTIPEYLKMIEYKTAVLVGAAMKMGAIVAETSTENTNAIYDFGLNLGIAFQLQDDYLDAFGNPETFGKQVGGDIIENKKTYLYLKALEYSKPEEKEQLLHLFSIQPSDNTDKINSVKQIFNQTGASDATQSAIQDYTLKAFETLDKMNISEDKKTVLRAFGDKLMSRNV is encoded by the coding sequence ATGCGCGCCATTTCAGAATACCAAGACATTATTGTTGCCCATTTTAAGACGTTGACTCTGGAAAAAGAGCCTAATAATTTATACGAGCCAATTCGATATATCCTTTCATTGGGCGGAAAAAGACTGCGTCCGATTTTGACCTTAATGGCAGCTGAAGTTTTTGATACCGATTGCCAAAAAGCCATCCAAGCCGCAACTGCCGTGGAGGTTTTTCATAATTTTTCGTTGATTCACGATGACATTATGGATGATGCGCCATTGCGAAGAGGAAACGAAACCGTACACGAAAAATGGAATCTCAATACCGGAATTCTTTCGGGAGATGCGATGCTGATTTTAGCGTACCAATTTTTCGAAACTTACGAACCAAATGTCTTCAGAGAATTGGCAAAATTGTTCAGCAAAACCGCTTTGGAAGTTTGTGAAGGCCAACAATACGATGTGGATTTCGAAACCCGTGATGATGTGACTATTCCGGAATACCTCAAAATGATTGAATACAAAACGGCTGTTTTGGTTGGAGCCGCCATGAAAATGGGTGCGATTGTGGCCGAAACTTCTACTGAAAACACCAATGCGATTTACGATTTCGGATTAAATTTAGGGATTGCGTTCCAATTGCAAGATGATTACTTAGACGCGTTTGGCAATCCGGAAACCTTTGGGAAACAAGTGGGCGGCGATATTATTGAGAATAAAAAAACGTATCTTTATCTCAAAGCTTTAGAATATTCAAAACCGGAAGAAAAAGAGCAATTGTTGCATTTGTTCTCTATCCAGCCAAGTGACAACACGGATAAAATCAATTCGGTAAAGCAAATTTTTAACCAAACCGGAGCCAGTGATGCCACGCAAAGTGCTATTCAGGATTACACATTAAAAGCGTTTGAGACTTTAGATAAAATGAATATCAGCGAGGACAAGAAAACAGTTTTAAGAGCTTTCGGGGATAAATTGATGAGCAGAAATGTCTAA